One segment of Stegostoma tigrinum isolate sSteTig4 chromosome 24, sSteTig4.hap1, whole genome shotgun sequence DNA contains the following:
- the rrm2 gene encoding ribonucleoside-diphosphate reductase subunit M2 isoform X1, with protein MRYVILFWVKVSSFWVPLSLHFGSCCCTFLIDLKNPEAAKLQDEPLLRYNPHRFVIFPIQYHDMWQMYKKAEASFWTAEEVDLSKDLAHWGSLKINEKRFISHVLAFFAASDGIVNENLVERFSQEVQVTEARCFYGFQIAMENVHSEMYSLLIDAYIKDPSEREFLFNAIETMPCIKKKADWALRWIADNESTFGERVVSFAAVEGIFFSGSFAAIFWLKKRGLMPGLTFSNELISRDEGLHCDFACLIFKHLVHKPSETRVREIITEAVRIEQEFVTECLPVDLIGMNCTLMKCYIEFVADRLLLELGFSKIFKTENPFDFMENISLEGKTNFFEKRVAEYQRMGVMSKAEDNNFTLDADF; from the exons ATGCGGTATGTGATTTTGTTCTGGGTGAAAGTGAGCTCATTTTgggtcccattatctcttcatttTGGATCATGTTGCTGTACTTTTCTG ATTGATTTGAAAAATCCAGAAGCTGCAAAACTTCAGGATGAGCCTTTACTTCGGTATAATCCCCATCGGTTTGTTATCTTTCCAATCCAATACCATGACATGTGGCAGATGTACAAAAAGGCAGAAGCATCATTCTGGACTGCAGAAGAG GTTGACTTGTCAAAGGACTTGGCACACTGGggttctctcaaaataaatgaaaaacgCTTTATCTCACATGTTCTGGCTTTCTTCGCTGCGAGTGATGGAATTGTAAATGAGAATCTG GTGGAACGATTCAGTCAGGAGGTCCAAGTCACTGAAGCTCGTTGTTTCTATGGTTTCcaaattgccatggagaatgttcATTCTGAAATGTACAGTCTTCTTATTGATGCCTATATCAAGGATCCTAGTGAGAG GGAATTCTTGTTTAATGCAATTGAAACAATGCCATGTATCAAAAAGAAAGCTGACTGGGCCTTGCGATGGATCGCTGATAATGAATCTACATTTG GGGAACGAGTGGTTAGCTTTGCTGCTGTTGAGGGAATCTTTTTCTCTGGGTCCTTTGCTGCTATTTTCTGGTTGAAGAAACGAGGGTTGATGCCAGGTCTGACTTTCTCCAACGAACTGATCAGTAGGGATGAA GGTCTACACTGTGACTTTGCCTGTCTGATCTTCAAACATTTGGTTCACAAACCCTCTGAAACTAGAGTCAGAGAAATTATCACTGAAGCAGTGAGGATTGAGCAG GAGTTTGTGACTGAGTGTCTCCCTGTGGACCTGATTGGAATGAACTGCACTCTGATGAAATGCTACATTGAGTTTGTGGCTGACCGTTTGCTATTGGAGTTGGGTTTCAGTAAG atCTTTAAAACTGAAAACCCTTTTGACTTCATGGAAAATATTTCTCTGGAAGGGAAAACCAATTTCTTTGAAAAGAGAGTTGCTGAGTATCAGAGAATGGGTGTGATGTCGAAAGCAGAGGATAACAACTTTACACTGGATGCTGACTTCTAG
- the rrm2 gene encoding ribonucleoside-diphosphate reductase subunit M2 isoform X3, protein MIDLKNPEAAKLQDEPLLRYNPHRFVIFPIQYHDMWQMYKKAEASFWTAEEVDLSKDLAHWGSLKINEKRFISHVLAFFAASDGIVNENLVERFSQEVQVTEARCFYGFQIAMENVHSEMYSLLIDAYIKDPSEREFLFNAIETMPCIKKKADWALRWIADNESTFGERVVSFAAVEGIFFSGSFAAIFWLKKRGLMPGLTFSNELISRDEGLHCDFACLIFKHLVHKPSETRVREIITEAVRIEQEFVTECLPVDLIGMNCTLMKCYIEFVADRLLLELGFSKIFKTENPFDFMENISLEGKTNFFEKRVAEYQRMGVMSKAEDNNFTLDADF, encoded by the exons ATG ATTGATTTGAAAAATCCAGAAGCTGCAAAACTTCAGGATGAGCCTTTACTTCGGTATAATCCCCATCGGTTTGTTATCTTTCCAATCCAATACCATGACATGTGGCAGATGTACAAAAAGGCAGAAGCATCATTCTGGACTGCAGAAGAG GTTGACTTGTCAAAGGACTTGGCACACTGGggttctctcaaaataaatgaaaaacgCTTTATCTCACATGTTCTGGCTTTCTTCGCTGCGAGTGATGGAATTGTAAATGAGAATCTG GTGGAACGATTCAGTCAGGAGGTCCAAGTCACTGAAGCTCGTTGTTTCTATGGTTTCcaaattgccatggagaatgttcATTCTGAAATGTACAGTCTTCTTATTGATGCCTATATCAAGGATCCTAGTGAGAG GGAATTCTTGTTTAATGCAATTGAAACAATGCCATGTATCAAAAAGAAAGCTGACTGGGCCTTGCGATGGATCGCTGATAATGAATCTACATTTG GGGAACGAGTGGTTAGCTTTGCTGCTGTTGAGGGAATCTTTTTCTCTGGGTCCTTTGCTGCTATTTTCTGGTTGAAGAAACGAGGGTTGATGCCAGGTCTGACTTTCTCCAACGAACTGATCAGTAGGGATGAA GGTCTACACTGTGACTTTGCCTGTCTGATCTTCAAACATTTGGTTCACAAACCCTCTGAAACTAGAGTCAGAGAAATTATCACTGAAGCAGTGAGGATTGAGCAG GAGTTTGTGACTGAGTGTCTCCCTGTGGACCTGATTGGAATGAACTGCACTCTGATGAAATGCTACATTGAGTTTGTGGCTGACCGTTTGCTATTGGAGTTGGGTTTCAGTAAG atCTTTAAAACTGAAAACCCTTTTGACTTCATGGAAAATATTTCTCTGGAAGGGAAAACCAATTTCTTTGAAAAGAGAGTTGCTGAGTATCAGAGAATGGGTGTGATGTCGAAAGCAGAGGATAACAACTTTACACTGGATGCTGACTTCTAG
- the rrm2 gene encoding ribonucleoside-diphosphate reductase subunit M2 isoform X5, with product MWQMYKKAEASFWTAEEVDLSKDLAHWGSLKINEKRFISHVLAFFAASDGIVNENLVERFSQEVQVTEARCFYGFQIAMENVHSEMYSLLIDAYIKDPSEREFLFNAIETMPCIKKKADWALRWIADNESTFGERVVSFAAVEGIFFSGSFAAIFWLKKRGLMPGLTFSNELISRDEGLHCDFACLIFKHLVHKPSETRVREIITEAVRIEQEFVTECLPVDLIGMNCTLMKCYIEFVADRLLLELGFSKIFKTENPFDFMENISLEGKTNFFEKRVAEYQRMGVMSKAEDNNFTLDADF from the exons ATGTGGCAGATGTACAAAAAGGCAGAAGCATCATTCTGGACTGCAGAAGAG GTTGACTTGTCAAAGGACTTGGCACACTGGggttctctcaaaataaatgaaaaacgCTTTATCTCACATGTTCTGGCTTTCTTCGCTGCGAGTGATGGAATTGTAAATGAGAATCTG GTGGAACGATTCAGTCAGGAGGTCCAAGTCACTGAAGCTCGTTGTTTCTATGGTTTCcaaattgccatggagaatgttcATTCTGAAATGTACAGTCTTCTTATTGATGCCTATATCAAGGATCCTAGTGAGAG GGAATTCTTGTTTAATGCAATTGAAACAATGCCATGTATCAAAAAGAAAGCTGACTGGGCCTTGCGATGGATCGCTGATAATGAATCTACATTTG GGGAACGAGTGGTTAGCTTTGCTGCTGTTGAGGGAATCTTTTTCTCTGGGTCCTTTGCTGCTATTTTCTGGTTGAAGAAACGAGGGTTGATGCCAGGTCTGACTTTCTCCAACGAACTGATCAGTAGGGATGAA GGTCTACACTGTGACTTTGCCTGTCTGATCTTCAAACATTTGGTTCACAAACCCTCTGAAACTAGAGTCAGAGAAATTATCACTGAAGCAGTGAGGATTGAGCAG GAGTTTGTGACTGAGTGTCTCCCTGTGGACCTGATTGGAATGAACTGCACTCTGATGAAATGCTACATTGAGTTTGTGGCTGACCGTTTGCTATTGGAGTTGGGTTTCAGTAAG atCTTTAAAACTGAAAACCCTTTTGACTTCATGGAAAATATTTCTCTGGAAGGGAAAACCAATTTCTTTGAAAAGAGAGTTGCTGAGTATCAGAGAATGGGTGTGATGTCGAAAGCAGAGGATAACAACTTTACACTGGATGCTGACTTCTAG
- the rrm2 gene encoding ribonucleoside-diphosphate reductase subunit M2 isoform X2, producing MSTPVPLSPQSEISVCPSKSLAEEKHRIDLKNPEAAKLQDEPLLRYNPHRFVIFPIQYHDMWQMYKKAEASFWTAEEVDLSKDLAHWGSLKINEKRFISHVLAFFAASDGIVNENLVERFSQEVQVTEARCFYGFQIAMENVHSEMYSLLIDAYIKDPSEREFLFNAIETMPCIKKKADWALRWIADNESTFGERVVSFAAVEGIFFSGSFAAIFWLKKRGLMPGLTFSNELISRDEGLHCDFACLIFKHLVHKPSETRVREIITEAVRIEQEFVTECLPVDLIGMNCTLMKCYIEFVADRLLLELGFSKIFKTENPFDFMENISLEGKTNFFEKRVAEYQRMGVMSKAEDNNFTLDADF from the exons ATGTCTACTCCAGTTCCCCTGAGCCCCCAAAGTGAAATCTCCGTTTGTCCTTCCAAATCTCTTGCTGAAGAAAAACACAGG ATTGATTTGAAAAATCCAGAAGCTGCAAAACTTCAGGATGAGCCTTTACTTCGGTATAATCCCCATCGGTTTGTTATCTTTCCAATCCAATACCATGACATGTGGCAGATGTACAAAAAGGCAGAAGCATCATTCTGGACTGCAGAAGAG GTTGACTTGTCAAAGGACTTGGCACACTGGggttctctcaaaataaatgaaaaacgCTTTATCTCACATGTTCTGGCTTTCTTCGCTGCGAGTGATGGAATTGTAAATGAGAATCTG GTGGAACGATTCAGTCAGGAGGTCCAAGTCACTGAAGCTCGTTGTTTCTATGGTTTCcaaattgccatggagaatgttcATTCTGAAATGTACAGTCTTCTTATTGATGCCTATATCAAGGATCCTAGTGAGAG GGAATTCTTGTTTAATGCAATTGAAACAATGCCATGTATCAAAAAGAAAGCTGACTGGGCCTTGCGATGGATCGCTGATAATGAATCTACATTTG GGGAACGAGTGGTTAGCTTTGCTGCTGTTGAGGGAATCTTTTTCTCTGGGTCCTTTGCTGCTATTTTCTGGTTGAAGAAACGAGGGTTGATGCCAGGTCTGACTTTCTCCAACGAACTGATCAGTAGGGATGAA GGTCTACACTGTGACTTTGCCTGTCTGATCTTCAAACATTTGGTTCACAAACCCTCTGAAACTAGAGTCAGAGAAATTATCACTGAAGCAGTGAGGATTGAGCAG GAGTTTGTGACTGAGTGTCTCCCTGTGGACCTGATTGGAATGAACTGCACTCTGATGAAATGCTACATTGAGTTTGTGGCTGACCGTTTGCTATTGGAGTTGGGTTTCAGTAAG atCTTTAAAACTGAAAACCCTTTTGACTTCATGGAAAATATTTCTCTGGAAGGGAAAACCAATTTCTTTGAAAAGAGAGTTGCTGAGTATCAGAGAATGGGTGTGATGTCGAAAGCAGAGGATAACAACTTTACACTGGATGCTGACTTCTAG
- the rrm2 gene encoding ribonucleoside-diphosphate reductase subunit M2 isoform X4, with translation MRYVILFWVKVSSFWVPLSLHFGSCCCTFLIDLKNPEAAKLQDEPLLRYNPHRFVIFPIQYHDMWQMYKKAEASFWTAEEVDLSKDLAHWGSLKINEKRFISHVLAFFAASDGIVNENLVERFSQEVQVTEARCFYGFQIAMENVHSEMYSLLIDAYIKDPSEREFLFNAIETMPCIKKKADWALRWIADNESTFGERVVSFAAVEGIFFSGSFAAIFWLKKRGLMPGLTFSNELISRDEEFVTECLPVDLIGMNCTLMKCYIEFVADRLLLELGFSKIFKTENPFDFMENISLEGKTNFFEKRVAEYQRMGVMSKAEDNNFTLDADF, from the exons ATGCGGTATGTGATTTTGTTCTGGGTGAAAGTGAGCTCATTTTgggtcccattatctcttcatttTGGATCATGTTGCTGTACTTTTCTG ATTGATTTGAAAAATCCAGAAGCTGCAAAACTTCAGGATGAGCCTTTACTTCGGTATAATCCCCATCGGTTTGTTATCTTTCCAATCCAATACCATGACATGTGGCAGATGTACAAAAAGGCAGAAGCATCATTCTGGACTGCAGAAGAG GTTGACTTGTCAAAGGACTTGGCACACTGGggttctctcaaaataaatgaaaaacgCTTTATCTCACATGTTCTGGCTTTCTTCGCTGCGAGTGATGGAATTGTAAATGAGAATCTG GTGGAACGATTCAGTCAGGAGGTCCAAGTCACTGAAGCTCGTTGTTTCTATGGTTTCcaaattgccatggagaatgttcATTCTGAAATGTACAGTCTTCTTATTGATGCCTATATCAAGGATCCTAGTGAGAG GGAATTCTTGTTTAATGCAATTGAAACAATGCCATGTATCAAAAAGAAAGCTGACTGGGCCTTGCGATGGATCGCTGATAATGAATCTACATTTG GGGAACGAGTGGTTAGCTTTGCTGCTGTTGAGGGAATCTTTTTCTCTGGGTCCTTTGCTGCTATTTTCTGGTTGAAGAAACGAGGGTTGATGCCAGGTCTGACTTTCTCCAACGAACTGATCAGTAGGGATGAA GAGTTTGTGACTGAGTGTCTCCCTGTGGACCTGATTGGAATGAACTGCACTCTGATGAAATGCTACATTGAGTTTGTGGCTGACCGTTTGCTATTGGAGTTGGGTTTCAGTAAG atCTTTAAAACTGAAAACCCTTTTGACTTCATGGAAAATATTTCTCTGGAAGGGAAAACCAATTTCTTTGAAAAGAGAGTTGCTGAGTATCAGAGAATGGGTGTGATGTCGAAAGCAGAGGATAACAACTTTACACTGGATGCTGACTTCTAG